In the genome of Oncorhynchus gorbuscha isolate QuinsamMale2020 ecotype Even-year linkage group LG05, OgorEven_v1.0, whole genome shotgun sequence, the window atctctctgttgtttctctctccctctgtctctggggGTTGGGGTTGGTGACAATGGCTAAATgatgagactctctctctctgggggggCTATTTTAAAGTGCTCTAGATTCCAGGAAACTTTTCGTTCTGTTCGACTCTTGGTTTTCTCCCTGAGTCAGACTCCTTACTGTGTAAGTGTGTGCTGTTGATTCATTTGCCATGAATATATGAGCAGGTGTGTGATGTAGTACAATGTACCATGTGTACTACAGTATTGTTTTGTGATGTTCAGTACATGTTGTCTGTCCCGTAGGGTGACGAGGCCAAGGATCTCCCAGGGGAACAAGTGAGCGAGGAGCAGTTCACAGACGAGCACGGAAACATTGTCACCAAGAAGGTCAGATATCTATCCCAGCAtgcctctctctactctacagcCCTGCGCTGTGGCTTATCTACCAGGTCCCCCCCTGTTACTATTCATGTTCAACTCACTACACTCATCCTCATAGAAATGATTATCACATTGATAATCAAGAACCATCACGTTCATCATCATGCCTTGACTTATTCCCGTGTCATGATTCTGTAATCGCGACATGGGAAACTGCCGTGTCACAGTCATGTGTAGTTACTGTATGAAAGGTTGTGGGTCACAGCTATAAGGAGGATGATACACATAACCAGGACAGTGTTTTGTAATGAACATTAAGGTCCTTTGCTGTGAGTGAGAGGTACACAGAGAACTCAATATAGTGAGTTTACGTGTAGGTTCAACCTCATTcaatctttccttccttccctgcatttctctcattctctctctctctctttacctgtcTTTCCCACCACCCCCTatcatccttctctctatccctcccctggtgtctgtgtgtgtgtgtgtccgtgagtGTGTGGCGTAGATTGTGAGGAAAGTGGTGCGCAGGGGGAAGGGCTCAGGTGATGAGGGGTGTCAGGAGCGTTCAGTGTGCGTGGATGGCTCTCTGCAGGATGAGCTGGAGGCTGAAGCGGAGCAGTTCATGAACTACGCCGTCCTGAGCAGCAAGGTGGGCCACTGACCTGCATCAGCCAGgctacactcacctgggctactgTACGAGGGGCTGAGACTCTAAACAAACACAGTTATCTGACATAGGAAGAGCATTGGTTCACAAAGTGGACTCAAACTAAAGGGACCCATGTATACTGCCTTGAATGTATATAGGGACTCACTGTAGCAATCAACCACTACAGAAGATGACTAGGGTGTAGCTGGGAACTAGGAACTCTTTACTGTGCTGGGATATATAGATTCCTCTGCTAGTCCAAACTAGACCATGGTGGGCTAAACCTGCATGGCCTGTGGTGTGTGAATGAGGTATGTGTGTTTGTAATTTAGATCAACCTGTGTTATCATTCCCCAACCCCCTTAGCGACAAACAAAAGGAAGAAAAAAAGATTGCTTGCTGTAGTGTACTATCCTATTAGCTTCCCCTTGCTGTAGTGTACTATCCTATTGACTTCCCCTTGCTGTAGTGTACTATCCTCTTGGCTTCCCCTTGCTGTAGTGTACTATCCTCTTAGCTTCCCCTTGCTGTAGTGTACTATCCTCTTAGCTTCCCCTTGCTGTAGTGTACTATCCTCTTGGCTTCCCCTTGCTGTAGTGTACTATCCTATTAGCTTCCCCTTGCTGTAGTGTACTATCCTATTGACTTCCCCTTGCTGTAGTGTACTATCCTCTTGGCTTCCCCTTGCTGTAGTGTACTATCCTCTTAGCTTCCCCTTGCTGTAGTGTACTATCCTCTTAGCTTCCCCTTGCTGTAGTGTACTATCCTCTTAGCTTCCCCTTGCTGTAGTGTACTATCCTATTGACTTCCCCTTGCTGTAGTGTACTATCCTCTTGGCTTCCCCTTGCTGTAGTGTACTATCCTCTTGGCTTCCCCTTGCTGTAGTGTACTATCCTCTTAGCTTCCCCTTGCTGTAGTGTACTATCCTCTTAGCTTCCCCTTGCTGTAGTGTACTATCCTCTTAGCTTCCCCTTGCTGTAGTGTACTATCCTCTTAGCTTCCCCTTGCTGTAGTGTACTATCCTCTTAGCTTCCCCTTGCTGTAGTGTACTATCCTCTTAGCTTCCCCTTGCTGTAGTGTACTATCCTCTTAGCTTCCCCTTGCTGTAGTGTACTATCCTCTTGGCTTCCCCTTGCTGTAGTGTACTATCCTCTTGGCTTCCCCTTGCTGTAGTGTACTATCCTCTTGGCTTCCCCTTGCTGTAGTGTACTAGCCTCTTGGATTCTCCTTGCTTTAGTGTACTATCCATCCACCTTGCAAGCCTCACTCATCCGTGCTTAATTTCCCCATCATTTCCTGACCTGCATGTAGGACCAACCAAATAATCCACAACTTTATCTTGCTCTGATAGCTTGCACTGTCCCTCTCCATTGGCTGAAACAACAAACGAATACTTCCAGGTTTCCTAACAGCAGTCATGGATATCTGCTTTGTGTCTCCAGTCAGTACATAGATAAATGTATCTTTCTCTCCAGTTGATATGAATGGCTGGGTGTTGGTTGGTTTCTATTGCTGTGCTAATGTAATGAGGACCATTCTTTCCCCTTCAGTAACCCACATAGACTGACTGTCTATCTgtcttctctacctccatccattCAAAGACTCTGGTCCATTAACTGACTGTGTGCTGTATCACTGTATCACTCCAACCTGCAGTACTCTCTATTCCATGTCAATGTTTCTGATGcttctcccttttctcttttCCTGTCTGTCTTTCCCAACCCCCACCACAACTCTCTTGGCTTGGCTGTCTTTCCATCATTGaattctctccattcctctccttttATTGTCTTCAACTCATTTCTCTCTTCGCTCCTTACCTCAATTTTCACTTttaacctcttctcctctccatcgtCTCTTCATACACCTCTTTACCACCTCCTGTTTCCCTTCTCACACACGGTCCCActattccctttctctccctatgtCCTGattccctcctatctctccctatGTCCTGaatccctcctctatctctccttatgTCCtgaatccctcctctctctccttatctcctgattccctatctcctgattccctctcgctcctctccATCTTTTTGTTCTCCCACTAAATCTCTCCCTATGTCCTGattccctcctctatctctccttatgTCCTGattccctcctctatctctccttatgTCCTGattccctcctctatctctccctatctcctgattccctcctctctctccttatctcctgattccctatctcctgattccctcctctctctccttatctcctgattccctatctcctgattccctcctctctctccttatctcctgattccctatctcctgattccctctcgctcctctccATCTTTTTGTTCTCCCACTAAATCCCCCTAACTTTAACTTCCACCTTTCCATCCTACTTTCATCCTCttttccatctgtctctgtccctcatcttcccatcttcctctccaccccttctcTGGCCCTctcctatccttctctcctccgcccctgtctctcccccccgaTGTAGCCGGATATTGTGGATGTGAAGAAGGGTGCTCAGATAGTGAAATGTGCCAGTCTGCGGAGAGTAAAGCAGTGAGGCATGCAGACAGAGTGGCAGAGTGACACGTCCCCGCAGGTACGGGACCGACTGACCCAATGAGACACCTCTCACCTGGGATAGGGCTCCTCCAGTTaatcctgcctctctgtctggatTAAATAGACTTAAATAGACCTGATGATGTTGTTACAGTAATGCAGTATTAATTttagtactgtagtggagagtGACATTTGATGTGGATTAGCTTTGAACTAATACGGTATCATTTGCATTCGATGCCACTACTGTGCATTATTATATTACAGTATGACTGTGGTGTGGTATCCATTTAGTAGATTCACATTTAATGTTGACTATAGATCTGTGCTGGCAACGGAGGTACAAGTCCCGACTCAGCCTTTCCTGCCTATGGCCTTGAACTTTCCTCCCTTTGTCTCTTAATTGCCCGTCTCCCCCTGTCTACAGCACTTCCAAATATTCTATCAGAAAGTAACATAGAACTTTATGAGATATTATATTAGTGTGTAGAGTTTTGTTGTAGATGAGTATCGGTGTGTCATATACAGTTGGATCATGGATGTACAGCACATTTGTTGTCCTAATGTCTTCGGAGAGACTAAACTACAGCTGAATTTGTGCTCAGTGTGTGTAGACTGTGTTAGAGTGGGTATTCAGCAGGGTGTGAAGGTCAGTTCaatatgtgtcagtgtgtgggggtgtagTACTAATAGAGTACATGTCTGACTGGATTTGATAAGAAaaatacagtaggcctagctACATGCAGTATTTTTCTCCCTGCATGTAGTTCTAGAATGGCAAAGGGTGCTGGGGATCCAGAATGTTTTCAAAGGTCAAAGTTGACAGGCTAGTTGTTCTTTCAAATGAAAACAATCTGGAGCACCTGTGTTTATGggtgtgtgaatatgtgtgtaaAAGCTTGACTTGctttgtgcatgcgtgtgtgtcacCCAGACGAGAAACATGTCCCATGAATTTGCACTCTGAGGAATGCAATAGCTTTCCTCCGATTGCTGACATTTCCGACCAGAGACGGCACACTATTAAATGTCACCTACTACACTAAGTTTCACTTTGGTCAGTAAAACAGAAAAACATACATTATAAACAGACTAATCACATACTTGACTAACAAAGCACAACACTCTCATAAAGCAGGAGATATAGAGCCCCCTATAGccatagatacagtgccttccaaattttgttgtgttacagcctgaatttaaaatggattaaattgagatttttttagcactggtctacacacaatacccataatgtcaatgtggaattatgtttttcaaatgttttattttaatcaattaaaaatgaaaagctgaaatgtcaataagtattcaacccctttgttatgccaAGTGTAAATCAGTTCaaaagtaaaaatgtgcttaacaagtcacaaaatAAGTttaatggactcactctgtgtgcaataatagtgtttaacatctctgtaccccacacacaattatctgtaaggtctctcagtcgagcagtgaaacacagattcaaccacagggaccagggaggttttccaatgccacgCAAAGtagggcaccgattggtagatgggtaaaaaaaaaaaaaaaattagacATTGAAAACCCCTTTGAGCATGAGTCattttaattacactttgaatggtgtatcaatacacccagtcacaacaaagttacaggcgtccttcctaactcagttgccagagaggaaggaaaccactcagggatttcactatgaggccaatagtgactttaaaacagttacagagtttcatggctgtgataggagaaaactgaggatggatcaacaacattgtagttactccacaatactaacctagttAACATAGAGTGAAAAGAATGAAGCTTGCACATAATAcaactattccaaaacatgcattctgtttgcaacaaggcactaaagtaatactgctaaacatgtggcaaagcaattcactttttgccCTCAACACAAAGTGTTGTTTGCTGCAAATCCAATGCAGCACGTTACTGactaccactctccatatttccaagtatagcggtggctgcatcatgttatgggtatgcttgtgatCGCTAAGGACTGGGgaggttttcaggataaaaaataaatggaatggcgCTAAACACAGGCACAATCCTGGAGGAAaccctgcttcagtctgctttccaccagacactgggagattaatgaatgtttcagcaagacaataacctaaaacacaaggccaaatctacaatggagttgcttaccaagaagacagtgtatgttcctgagtggtcaagttacagttttgaattaaaatcgtcttgaaaatctatggtaagatttaaatggttgtctagcaatgatcaacaaccaatttgatgggagcttgaataattttgtaaagaataatgggcaaatattgtataatccaggtgtgcaaagctcttagagactcacccagaaagactcacagctgtaatcgctgccaaaagtgattctaaaaatgtattgactcaggtgtgtgaatacattggggcggcagggtagcctagtagttagagcattggactagtaagcgaaaggttgcaagttcaaatccccgagctgacaaggtacacaatctgtcgttctgctcctgaacagttcctaggccgtcattgaaaataagaatttgttcttaactgacttgcctagtaaaataaataaaaataaaacatacagtatgtaaatgagatatttatgtatttcattttcaatacatttgcacaaaATTTCTAAGAACATGTTTACACTTTAACATTATTGGGTATTAGGTGAGAAAAatgtattgaatccattttgaattcaaaatataaaataagtcaaggggtatgaaactTCTGAATACTTGCTGAAGGCATTGTATATATGACTCTGGTGTCTGGAGTCCCCTATTTCCAAGCTTGAAAGGAAGGTTGGGGTAAATTGCCTCTTTATCCAAGCTCTGACAAGCTCTGACAAGCTCTGACCTAGCTACGGTTAGAAACCCTAATATGTGAATGCTTCCATACGAGGTTACTGCTTGGCTAATGGAAAACGGCGCCGTAGATTTTAGCTAACCCGGTATTGCCGATACTCTCTTTGTTCTTGATTACAGAAAACAGTTATATTACAAATGTCCAGTTGCAGATGGTTCTACAAACAGTAGAGAAAACTGCATACcgaaaaaaaaaacataactgTTTGGTCTGATTTTCCTCACACTGATGGGAGGCTTGTCCTTGTGCCATATGAACCTTTGTTTCTTTTTCCCTCCAGGAGTTGAACCCCACACCAAAACAACCCTACTTAGACACATGACCGGCAGCAGGAGACAGGGGAAGAAGGCACATGAAGAGGAGTGTAATAATGGAGATAAAAGAAGAGAGATCTGAATGACAAAACACCAACTTCATAATAACGACAACCACAACGGCTACGCCGATGATCAGCACGCACCGGAGAAGGAAATGGATTTACTTGTAGTTTtcgtactttttttttttaaagaaactatCAAAAAAACATTAACTACTAGGCTAGAAGCATGATTTCATATAAAACAAAAACCAAACAGAGACAACAAAAAAACTAGCAACCAAAATGTGCTTCCTGTTATATGTATCAGCATGAATGACTGCTGGCGCATGGCCTGTCTTTAACTACAGTACTAGGGGTTATGGGAGGGGGGGGGACCACTCCCATGTGGGATGGGAGGTCATGATGAGGTGTAGGGAAAGGTGAATGTCATACATCCTTTTCCTGAAGAAAAAGGGCAGTGTTTGTTTGTGAAACTTCTGAAAAGGGAGTCTGTTAAATACTCTGAATTATCTCTAGGCAAAGGTttgctcccctctccctgtcacaCTAATCAAACTCTTCTAGCAAACAAACATCACCACAGGCTAGTTTCAGCCTTATGTCCCACTGTCCCACTCCAGTAGCCTACACTTAGGATGTTGGTGTTGTACATACTATATGCACTTAAATGATATGTGACTGAGTGTTACATGTGTTTTATGTCACAAAAACCTTCTGCGATGCTGATGATGATGCTGCTGTTTCAGATCTGCCCTGGTTAACTCAATGTGCATATTCTATATATCTTGATCTGTGTGGACATAAGAACAAACAAAACAATCGTTGTGTCATTCTGCCTGTTTTATCTGTCAGTTTTTGTTTGTCTGGTTATTTGTTATTTTGTGATTTTCATGTGCTCCTTCCCTTTGCTCCCTTCATCTCACCTACAGGGCATTATTGGCTTCAGAAACATTTCATAGTTCTTTGTGTTTTAGGAAGAGGAGTTTCTGTTTGAATTTGCATCCCCAACCTCATAACCAACCTCCCCTTGAGTGGTTTGTGTGTTTCCAAGGTGAATGTTATTGGAGTAAATGCTGGTGCAATTATTAGGACTTTGAATAGGCCTTTCCCCTACCCTACAGTATGTGTACAGCTATAGTCTAGTTTGTCTGGTGGATCCTGTCACCACCATCTCCTGTATGCAGCCCACTTCAGGCATCTATACACCCcatcctccctacacctctcccTACACTCCCCCGTCCCTCTCAATGTGGATGTAGCAGTCCTGTCCCTATCGATGTGGATGTAGTAGTCCTGTCCTCTACCAGCAGGGGTCAGGGTTTCCTAATAATTAATGTAGCATCTCCCCTCTGCTGTGTCTGTCCAACAGCGACAGTGTTTCTGTCTGATATCACAGGATATATCCAAAAAGAGTTTACAGATCATCTCAGCACCTACCCGTCATCCGATAAGGGTAAATAAGTAACTTGAACACCATAGGCAATAATGTAGCTTTGGTTAAGCTGGTTACAGGTGAGAGTCAGCAGAGAGAGGAACGTAGCTACTGAGATTTGTAAGTGTTGGGATTGTAAGTGTTGTTTGAATTGTTGGCAACTTTCAGAAGTTTAGCGAAGACAGCCAGCCACCAATCACTGTGATTAAAAAACTGTAATATTGACCCCACAACTGTGAGCCCACACAAACCCACCCCAAACCTTGCTCctgtcctctcacccctctcttcaTGTCTGTACAACCCTACCCTGTTTCCCATCagaaatgtattgttggatgtttGTTTAAAGGAAAGCAATAATAACTTTGGTTGAAGGAGtaggtatttgtgtgtgtgtgtgtgtgtgtgtgtgtgtgtgtgtgtgtgtgtgtgtgtgtgtgtgtgtgtgtgtgtgtgtgtgtgtgtgtgtgtgtgtgtgtgtgtgtgtgtgtgtgtgtgtgtgtgtgtgtgtgtgtgtgtgtgtgtgtgtgtgtgtgtgtgtgtgtgtgtgcacaatgaTCACACTATGATCACTATCATTCACTACTTTGACTTTAGATGTACTGTCTGATCAGGAGCTATGCCAGAACCCGAGTAACCCACTTGCTATCCACTTGACCTGCATGGAACAGAAAGAGTTGTGGTTGTGTAAAGTAGACCAAGGAGACATGTTAGTGGACTGAGTAACTGGTTATGGGTTGTTGGAGAGTTCTCTTAATCCAAATGTTTTTCTCCCAGTCGCAACagtgtttatttttttgtgtgtgattgtgtgtgcttGAAGGTTGGGGGGGCAAGGAATCTAACTTCATACCAGCCATTCCCTGAGTTTTATGCAAGCTGTCAAATGTATAATTTTCAAACTCATCAAGGGAATGTAGCAACACTGAAAAACAGCTAAAAGTGTCCACTCATTGTTGATTTAAGCCTTAATGACATTCATATTTTACTTTAAGGAAACATTTGAATGTTGTGTGCGTCAATGCATGTGATGAGTCCTCTGATTGTAAGTACAATTGAGACTGACACAGTACAACAGCATTTAGTTTCGACAAATGACAGTGCAGGGTTGACGGAGGTAAATCGGCATGGGTGTGAAAGTGATATGACACTACTGGTGGACATAACAGAGGCTCTCCAGTCCCTAACCTAATTCATACAAAACATGGTCACAGTAATGTTACCTCAGTACATTATATCATCCTACATCATATTAGATGTATAGATCATCTTGGCACTGTACCGTAACTGATCTAATACATTACATTTCTCATATCGAAGGAAAATGTGTCACAAACACTCCAGCGAGTATATAAATCAACACTCTGCAATAATAATACATGTAAATGAATCTCCAGTCCAGGTCCATGCTTTATCCGCCTCTGTAGCCACAGATAATGAATGTAAGGTGTTGCTCTGTAGATGTTAGTTGAGTAGGAAGGCTAGATGTCAGGCTGTTTGAGTCTATCTACAGAACTCAGGATCTGTTGTTTATCAAAGAAACTGTATAAAACTGAACACTCTTATATATGCATACATATTCATAAATCAATGCCCATCCATGCATGATCAGAacaagagaatgagaaagagaaagagaacagatcTTCAGCTCAGGATTTTGTATTGAGACTTTTGatcatctatccctccctctgcaggggggggggtgacagggacagcagactgggctATGTGGATCTATGGGAGAAGAGTGTTAGACAACTCTCTGACAATACATGGGGACTTCATTTGCTAGGTTTTTTTTAGATGGCAAGCATTTTTCCTCAACACCGCCCACCCCCATTCCATCCCTGCTCCCTATAACCAAAAAGAGATTGAGCCAGTTCTAAGGCTTCCTTCCACACAGTGACAGGTTGAGCGGAGGAGTCaatgagagggaggagtggataGGACTTTAGACTTATTCAAAGTTATAGTGAAAATATCATGAACTGAAGGACTATGGAGGTGACGACATAAACCAAGTTCATGCAAAAAATATTAACTGTTGCAAAAACTAGAGAACACATATACTCCTTTAGAATGTATTGAAGACATTATTAACGCAATAGCATATTACTCAATACTTAGGAATGCAACTGCGCACATGCACAGAAAATGTTTTTAATATAAATGaatctatatataatatatgaaaatatatatttacttAGAATGCTATGCACCCTTGTCAACGGGATTATAGTAATGTTATGGATGTACTTTTGGCATCATAGCTACCAAGAGACTGTTGAGTTATGGGTAATGCCTGAAACCTGGGAAAAATAGGGGTCTTGTCGGTATTTTAACTTTTTTTGTTTGCTTTTTTTATTGTTATGAAGAGGTCAAATATGGAAAACGTATGTAAATGTACAATCCTTTTAATCAAATGGAATCCGATGACATCTATAGATAATCTACCCTGTACACCAGCTCAAATCATTTACAAAATTAATAAAGAAATTAAATgtccctgtgtttgtgtgtgtgtgagtttgtatgAGATTAGTATTATTTTACCTGTTGAATGTATGTGAACAATATTATTACATTTTACCGGAAGGCCAGAGGCCTATAGCTTGTTTTGTTTTTCAATGGCTCTAAAGTTTTCACAGTTGGGGTATTCTTTCACAGAAGGATATGGTAGGGAGCAGATCTGGCAATGAGAAATGGGTTGTATTATTATGAAAGTTGTATTATGAAAGTCCTGGAGCATTATGTCAGTAATATCTCAGGATATTGAATAGGTCATCTTTACTCAAAAGACATGCATTGCATCCGTCATTATATGACTATAATGTTTCTAACATTTTCaagaacacagacacactgatTAACAGTATCATATTATTACACCGCTTTGATTGATGCCTAAATCAGTTTGGCTCACTCGCTATTTTCCAACTTGGACATTTGTCGATATACTGTGTCTAAGAAACCACACCATCCAACAGTGCGGGGCGGTATAATATCAATGAGTGCGTGCTGAGGGTGAGTTTGGAAGAACGTGCGCGAAAGTCCTTTAATAAATAAAGAACCTGGCCTCTGCTATAGGTTTGCGTCTTGGAATGTGTGACTAGTTAACATTATTTGTACTTATTATTTTATGAAAAGTAGCTAGTTTGCTATTGATCCAAAGCAAAGAACTGAGAACCCCACAACAAAAGTTTAATGTCCAGGATCTTTACGTTGTTTAATTTGTAGATATTAGAAAACGGCCCTGTGTTTGGAAAATGTCTTCGGGCTGTCAGAAAACCACTACTAGCAAGTCCATTCCGACCAGATGGGTGACTATAAACGACGCGGCGCACATGCCCCACGAATACTCCACAACTCCCGGAGGAACTCCGTTCAGCATAACTCCTGGAGGTAACAGTAGCtagccttatatatatatatatatatatatatatatgtgtgtgttatgcCATATGTAACTCAACGGGAAATTATCAGAGCTATGCAGGTGCCCCGAACACAACCTCGATGGGTTGTAAAATCTCTAGATAAAGGACAAGGCCAG includes:
- the LOC124036354 gene encoding ankyrin-1-like isoform X17 gives rise to the protein MWAMVTELLFSFVLLAFLVISCQNVIHIASGSLRSVLSYVHAALDRELGEAEGVADEEENVTTRVVRRRVILKGDEAKDLPGEQVSEEQFTDEHGNIVTKKIVRKVVRRGKGSGDEGCQERSVCVDGSLQDELEAEAEQFMNYAVLSSKPDIVDVKKGAQIVKCASLRRVKQ